AGCATCGGACCGGCGATGATCAAGGGCCGGCGCGCTCGTAGCATCTGCGCTGCGATTTCGCCGCCCACACCGGCGCTCAAGGGTTGCAGCGCAGGCAGGAATGCGCCGGCGCTCGGCAGCGCCGTTTCGCTGCGGCTCGCTTTCGCTTCCAGCACGTCGAACGGCAGGCTCAGGTGCACCGGCCCGGGTCGGCCGGAGCGGGCGATGCGAAAGGCACGAGCGATGTCTTCGCCCAAGGTGCCGGCGCTTTGCGCGGTCCACGACGCCTTCACGACCGGGGCCGCCATGTCGGCCTGACGCATTTCCTGGAACGCATCCATGCCGAGCTGCGCAAGCGGCGCGTGTCCCGACAGCAGGACCAAAGGTGAATCGGCTGCGGCCGCGGTGTACAAGGCGCCGATCGCATTGGCGTGTCCCGGTCCTCCGGTCACCAGCGCGACGCCCGGGACTTCGGTGAGGCGTCCCCAGGCGTCGGCCATGTGAACCGCGGCGCCTTCGTGCCGAACATGGACGATCTCCAATCCGGCGTCGAGGGCCGCATCGTAGACCGGCATGATCTGGTTGCCCGAAAGCGAGAACAGGTAACGCGTTCCGGCCCGCGCAAGGCTGGCGGCAAGAACGTCTGCACCGCGTAGCGAATCGCTCATCGCCGATCCTGGCCTCGAAAAGGTTTGCGAGCAGGTTTACGAACAGGATTACGAACTGGAGGCCGGCGTGCGTGCGACGACCCAGCCCTCGACGCGCACGGCTCCAGCCCTGCGCAAAACCGAGGCGACTTCGTCCAGCGTGGCGCCAGTGGTGAGCACGTCGTCCACAACCGCAACCGACTGACCGCTGAAATCCTGCACGCACACGAATGCGCCGCGTACGTTGCGGATGCGCTCGGCGAGCGGCAGATCGCTCTGCGCCTGGCTATGCCGCACCCGCACGCAGCCCTGTGTCGAGAGCGGTATGCCGAAGTCGTGCGCTAGCAGGCGGGCCAGCTCGAGCGACTGGTTGAAGCCCCGTTCGCGCAGGCGTTGCTCGCTCAGCGGCATCGCAACGATCACGTCGACCTCGGCCGCTTCGCGCTCGATCGTCGTTCGCATGAGCTCAGCGAGCAGCGGCGCGGCCGCCAGATGCCCGGAAAACTTGAAGCGCTGGATCAGCCGATCGAGCGGGAAGGCATACTCGCATGCCGCCAGGGCCCGATCGAAGCGCGGAGGATGAGCCAGGCACGCCCCGCAGACTTCGCCGCCGAAGCTCGGCACGGCGCAACGCGGACAGCGCTCGCCAGGCAAATAAGGCAATTCGTCGCGGCACGCCAGGCAGAGATTGCTTCGCGCCGCCGGTGCATGGCACAGCAGGCACAACGGCGGCAGGGCATGCTGCCGCAGATGAAGGCAGTAGTTTAGAATCGACCTGCCTGCATTGACCAATGACCACTCCACTCCTGGCTGGAAATGAACACACCCATTGTAGACGAAACCAGGGCGCTCGCCGCCGAGGCGCCGCGGCGCTGGCGCGCGCGCGACATCGAAGCGCTGTTCGAGGCTCCGTTCAACGATCTCGTCTTTCGCGCGCAGTGCGTGCACCGGCAGCATTTCGATCCCAACGAGGTACAGCTCTCGACGCTGCTCTCGGTCAAGACGGGAGGCTGCCCGGAAGATTGCGGCTATTGTCCGCAGTCGGTGCGCTTCGATACCGGGGTTGCAGAGCAGGACGTGCTGCCGGTGGAGCAGGTGCTCGCCGCGGCGCGCGCCGCACGCGAAAACGGCGCAACCCGCTTCTGCATGGGCGCCGCGTGGCGTGGGCCCAAGCAGCGCGATCTCGAGCGCGTGATCGACATGATCCGCGCCGTGCGTGAGCTCGGGCTGGAGACGTGCGCCACGCTCGGCATGCTCAAAGAGGGTCAGGCCGAGCAGCTGGAAGCCGCCGGGCTCGACTACTACAACCACAATCTCGATACCGCGCCGGATTTCTACGGCACGATCGTGCATACCCGAGCGCAGCAGGATCGGCTCGATACGCTCGCACGCGTGCGCGCTGCGGGGTTGCACGTCTGCTGCGGCGGCATCGTCGGCATGGGCGAATCGCGCGCTCAGCGCGCGGGCTTGATCGCGCAGCTCGCCAATCTCGATCCGTATCCGGAGTCGGTTCCGATCAATCACCTGG
The sequence above is a segment of the Betaproteobacteria bacterium genome. Coding sequences within it:
- a CDS encoding ComF family protein, giving the protein MPPLCLLCHAPAARSNLCLACRDELPYLPGERCPRCAVPSFGGEVCGACLAHPPRFDRALAACEYAFPLDRLIQRFKFSGHLAAAPLLAELMRTTIEREAAEVDVIVAMPLSEQRLRERGFNQSLELARLLAHDFGIPLSTQGCVRVRHSQAQSDLPLAERIRNVRGAFVCVQDFSGQSVAVVDDVLTTGATLDEVASVLRRAGAVRVEGWVVARTPASSS
- the bioB gene encoding biotin synthase BioB; its protein translation is MNTPIVDETRALAAEAPRRWRARDIEALFEAPFNDLVFRAQCVHRQHFDPNEVQLSTLLSVKTGGCPEDCGYCPQSVRFDTGVAEQDVLPVEQVLAAARAARENGATRFCMGAAWRGPKQRDLERVIDMIRAVRELGLETCATLGMLKEGQAEQLEAAGLDYYNHNLDTAPDFYGTIVHTRAQQDRLDTLARVRAAGLHVCCGGIVGMGESRAQRAGLIAQLANLDPYPESVPINHLVAVPGTPLADTPALDPLEFVRTIACARITMPKARVRLSAGRSEMSEAVQALCFLAGANSIFYGEKLLTTGNPAAEADARLLAKLGLNRAAGSV